Proteins from a genomic interval of Rosa chinensis cultivar Old Blush chromosome 2, RchiOBHm-V2, whole genome shotgun sequence:
- the LOC112189422 gene encoding chaperone protein dnaJ 20, chloroplastic: protein MNMEISFQIINPKLATMVPMPSNQKAYISCRAHDGFAMHKKNKASNFYELLSLGSENNNKVGLHEIKKAYRNMALQFHPDVVPPSAKEESTRRFIELQQAYETLSDPVSRQIYDYQLCLGSSSVGLGVEGLCMDRVKRYVFSKEVWEEQLRGLHNKSQTRSGRKSYRPM, encoded by the coding sequence ATGAACATGGAAATCTCCTTCCAAATCATCAATCCTAAGCTAGCAACTATGGTTCCAATGCCATCTAACCAGAAAGCCTATATTTCATGCAGAGCTCATGATGGGTTCGCCATGCACAAAAAGAACAAGGCCAGCAACTTTTATGAGCTGCTTTCACTTGGTTCTGAGAATAACAATAAGGTAGGCTTGCATGAGATAAAGAAAGCCTACAGAAACATGGCCCTTCAGTTCCACCCTGATGTTGTCCCTCCCTCTGCAAAAGAGGAGTCTACAAGACGATTCATCGAGCTTCAACAGGCATATGAAACCCTTTCAGACCCGGTTTCGCGTCAAATATACGATTACCAGTTGTGTTTGGGGAGCTCATCGGTAGGCTTGGGAGTGGAGGGATTATGTATGGATCGGGTGAAGAGATACGTGTTCAGCAAGGAGGTGTGGGAAGAACAACTTCGGGGATTGCATAATAAGTCTCAAACTCGATCGGGGAGGAAAAGCTACAGGCCGATGTAg
- the LOC112184032 gene encoding uncharacterized protein LOC112184032, whose product TAISSMSCSNLCDLDTLVTRNPGFIDYRVAPLSKFGNYSCQNTSGGPRITLRCNSCQPIQDNMYISWQFIDLPDNPAAAVGFQLNLTARSHANKRHLSFVSGTLEIGSTLDDRPVTFRGSNTNILKLSLFPRIYHNLHDLRLIQPLFHAFVLGSFFNDTSQLQASLQRPKDGILNTTLYINFLSDYIMEIDKQNIMGPVSFLADLGGLYCISIGIFFYLLVQV is encoded by the exons ACTGCTATTTCTAGTATGAGCTGTTCAAACTTATGTGATCTTGATACTTTGGTTACTAGAAATCCTGGCTTCATTGACTACAGAGTGGCTCCTCTGTCAAAATTTGGGAACTACTCATGTCAAAACACAAGTGGAGGACCAAGGATAACTCTTAGGTGCAATAGTTGTCAACCAATTCAAGACAATATGTATATTTCCTGGCAGTTCATTGATCTTCCTGATAatcctgctgctgctgttggATTTCAGTTAAATCTTACTGCAAGGAGTCATGCTAATAAAAGACATCTGAGTTTTGTTAGTGGAACCCTAGAGATTGGAAGTACTTTGGATGATAGACCAGTTACATTCAGAGGGAGTAATACAAATATATTGAAACTCAGTTTATTTCCGCGGATATACCATAATCTACATGATCTAAGGCTCATCCAACCTTTGTTTCATGCGTTTGTACTGGGTTCATTCTTTAATGACACAAGTCAGCTCCAAGCATCCCTTCAAAGGCCTAAGGATGGAATACTTAACACCACATTGTACATCAACTTCCTCTCTGACTACATTATGGAGATAGATAAGCAAAATATTATGGGTCCTG TGAGCTTCCTTGCTGATCTTGGCGGCTTGTATTGCATCTCCATTGGCATATTTTTCTACCTTCTGGTGCAAGTATGA